A stretch of the Chroogloeocystis siderophila 5.2 s.c.1 genome encodes the following:
- a CDS encoding glycosyltransferase, which translates to MKIAFVVLGFPELSQTFILNQITGLIDRGHSVDIYALKGSEIQASKVHPDVEKYQLLAQTYYYCVPDLPKNFLWRVLKGFGLLATKLGKSPKIWLEALNIFRYRRNALSLRLLYKVIPLLDKPNQYDIVHCQFGLCGLEAMSLRKFGLLQGKLVVSFRGFDISEFIQQYGDGVYSQLFNVGDFFMTNCEYFRQRLLKLGCPENKVMVHRSGLDCERFIFNPPTLNISTPVQIVTSGRLVEKKGIEYAIRAIAKLVKLKPNIEYKIIGDGPLKQQLQQLITELGVNDTVKLLGWKDQEEIIEVLKKSHIFIAPSVTAKSGDQDAPVNVLKEAMAIGLPVVSTYHGGIPELIQDNVSGFLVPERDADAIAEKISYLLDNPQIWDFVTRAARAQVEAGYDLYKLNDELVEIYQQLLTQGFVRMSPQVVASSVASNTDMTY; encoded by the coding sequence ATGAAAATAGCCTTCGTTGTTTTAGGCTTTCCTGAATTATCACAAACGTTTATTCTTAATCAAATCACTGGATTGATTGATCGAGGTCATTCAGTTGATATTTATGCACTCAAAGGCTCAGAAATCCAAGCGTCGAAAGTACATCCAGATGTTGAAAAATATCAATTATTAGCTCAAACGTATTACTACTGTGTTCCAGATTTACCTAAGAATTTTTTATGGCGAGTTCTCAAAGGATTTGGGTTGCTAGCAACGAAGTTAGGTAAAAGTCCAAAGATTTGGTTAGAGGCGCTCAATATTTTTCGCTATCGCCGGAACGCTTTGTCCTTAAGACTTTTGTATAAAGTAATTCCACTATTAGATAAACCTAATCAATATGATATTGTCCATTGCCAGTTTGGTTTGTGTGGACTCGAAGCAATGTCGCTGCGAAAATTTGGTTTACTGCAAGGTAAGTTAGTAGTTTCCTTTCGTGGTTTTGATATTAGCGAATTTATTCAGCAGTATGGCGATGGTGTGTATAGTCAACTATTTAATGTAGGTGATTTCTTTATGACAAACTGCGAGTATTTTCGACAGCGCCTACTCAAGCTAGGTTGTCCAGAAAATAAAGTTATGGTACATCGCTCAGGGCTAGACTGTGAGCGATTTATTTTTAACCCTCCTACATTAAATATCTCTACTCCAGTTCAAATTGTAACGAGTGGACGCCTAGTTGAAAAGAAAGGCATAGAATATGCCATTCGGGCGATCGCTAAGCTAGTTAAATTAAAGCCTAATATTGAATACAAAATTATCGGTGATGGACCACTTAAGCAACAATTGCAGCAACTTATTACAGAATTGGGTGTCAATGATACAGTCAAGCTGCTGGGGTGGAAAGATCAAGAAGAAATTATTGAGGTTCTGAAAAAATCGCATATATTTATCGCTCCAAGTGTAACCGCCAAAAGTGGCGATCAAGATGCTCCAGTGAATGTATTAAAAGAAGCAATGGCAATCGGATTACCTGTGGTTTCTACGTATCATGGCGGAATTCCTGAACTTATTCAAGATAACGTTTCAGGATTTTTAGTACCAGAGCGCGATGCCGACGCGATCGCGGAGAAGATAAGTTATCTTCTTGACAATCCGCAAATTTGGGATTTTGTTACACGAGCGGCGCGCGCGCAAGTAGAAGCAGGTTACGATCTCTATAAACTCAACGATGAACTAGTAGAAATTTACCAACAATTGCTAACGCAAGGTTTTGTGCGTATGAGTCCTCAAGTAGTGGCAAGTAGTGTAGCGAGTAATACAGATATGACTTATTAG
- a CDS encoding glycosyltransferase family 2 protein — translation MSKPQVTIVVSPRERFSCTQASLESIYENTQIPFKLVYVDGGSPAKIKRYLEEKAQEKQFQLIRTEHYLSPNKARNLGLAQVNTEYVVFIDNDVVVTPGWLRQLVKCAEETNATVVSPLICQGEPVHEEVHCAGGESGVKIETKGDRPRRRIIEKIYKQGRKVADVRPQLQRQQTGLAEFHCMMVRTAIFETIGMLDEALLNTKEHVDFCMTVMEAGGNVYLEPDSLVTYVPGPPLELTDMPFYMLRWSDAWELASLHRLRDKWNLTEDEYFKNRYSGLGWRRKMTIIKPFSQKISKMVLKRPSKKVENLLVNVDKALNKYLTDRYARKQPLTQHQTPQLQQQKSPTTV, via the coding sequence ATGTCAAAACCACAAGTTACGATTGTTGTGTCACCACGCGAGCGTTTTAGCTGCACGCAAGCTTCATTAGAGAGTATCTATGAAAACACGCAGATACCCTTTAAGTTGGTCTACGTTGATGGCGGCTCGCCAGCGAAAATCAAGCGTTATCTAGAAGAAAAAGCGCAAGAAAAGCAGTTTCAACTCATTCGCACCGAACACTATCTCTCGCCTAATAAAGCCCGAAATTTAGGATTAGCCCAAGTAAACACGGAATATGTCGTTTTTATCGATAACGATGTCGTTGTTACTCCAGGTTGGCTGCGACAACTCGTAAAGTGTGCTGAAGAAACAAACGCAACTGTTGTGAGTCCGCTGATCTGCCAAGGCGAACCAGTTCATGAAGAAGTGCATTGTGCAGGTGGAGAATCAGGAGTCAAAATAGAGACGAAAGGTGATCGCCCGCGCCGCCGGATTATTGAAAAAATATACAAGCAAGGGCGCAAAGTCGCTGATGTTCGTCCGCAACTGCAAAGACAGCAAACCGGACTTGCTGAGTTTCATTGCATGATGGTACGTACAGCGATCTTTGAAACAATAGGCATGCTCGACGAAGCGCTGTTAAATACTAAAGAACATGTAGACTTCTGTATGACTGTGATGGAAGCGGGTGGAAATGTTTACTTAGAACCAGATTCGCTCGTTACTTACGTACCAGGACCACCGCTAGAATTAACCGATATGCCCTTCTATATGCTGCGGTGGAGTGATGCATGGGAACTTGCAAGTTTACACCGCTTACGCGATAAGTGGAACCTTACCGAAGACGAGTACTTTAAAAATCGCTATAGCGGTTTAGGCTGGCGGCGAAAAATGACGATTATCAAGCCATTCAGCCAAAAAATCAGTAAAATGGTGCTGAAGCGCCCAAGTAAGAAAGTAGAGAATCTGCTTGTTAATGTGGACAAAGCACTCAACAAATATCTTACTGATCGCTATGCCCGAAAGCAACCTCTGACGCAGCATCAAACACCCCAATTACAACAACAAAAGTCCCCAACCACAGTTTAA
- a CDS encoding ABC transporter permease, producing the protein MKNSSLRRIPPEVIYTPHSKLRHPIQLFKQMGYDLLASRELAWRLMVRNITAQYRQSFLGIAWAFLPPIVMAAGFTLASDANVINVGKTDLPYPAYVMFSTALWQTFVEALNGPVQAVTVAKPMLARVNFPREAIVLAKVGEVFFNFSIKLLLLVALFLWFQISVGWTVILAVVGLVHLVMLGTFFGILLAPLGALYQDVSKGVTMITGFWLFITPVVFPVPSQGTFGLLVNLNPVTPLLVTTRELATTGVVSDPYGFWVASLFAFIGLLLAWIAFRVSMPFVIERISS; encoded by the coding sequence TTGAAAAATTCTAGCCTACGACGAATACCGCCTGAAGTCATTTATACGCCACACAGTAAACTGCGACATCCAATTCAGTTATTTAAGCAGATGGGGTACGACTTACTAGCTTCGCGGGAATTAGCTTGGCGATTGATGGTACGCAATATAACCGCACAGTACCGTCAGTCTTTTCTTGGCATTGCTTGGGCTTTTTTACCACCAATCGTTATGGCAGCAGGATTTACACTAGCAAGTGACGCTAACGTCATCAACGTGGGTAAGACAGATCTACCTTATCCTGCTTATGTGATGTTTAGCACAGCGTTATGGCAAACGTTTGTAGAAGCCTTGAATGGTCCTGTACAAGCTGTAACAGTAGCTAAGCCGATGCTAGCACGAGTCAATTTTCCTCGCGAGGCAATCGTTTTAGCAAAAGTGGGAGAAGTTTTCTTTAACTTTAGTATTAAACTTTTACTGCTTGTCGCTTTGTTTCTCTGGTTTCAGATTTCAGTCGGATGGACGGTGATTTTGGCGGTTGTCGGACTGGTTCATTTAGTTATGCTAGGAACATTCTTCGGTATATTGCTAGCTCCACTCGGCGCTTTGTATCAAGATGTTTCCAAAGGAGTAACGATGATAACAGGGTTTTGGCTATTTATCACACCAGTCGTGTTTCCAGTGCCTAGTCAAGGAACTTTTGGGCTGCTCGTCAATCTTAATCCTGTCACGCCCCTATTAGTGACAACGCGAGAATTAGCAACAACCGGAGTTGTTTCCGATCCTTACGGATTTTGGGTTGCAAGTCTCTTTGCTTTTATCGGATTATTGCTAGCATGGATAGCATTCCGCGTATCTATGCCTTTTGTGATTGAAAGGATAAGCTCTTAA
- a CDS encoding ABC transporter ATP-binding protein, with protein sequence MTTELSDREITVEPEDSEVVISVERLSKKFCRNLRRSLLYGVQDITTELLGRKRTSTRLRSQEFWALKNVSFQLRRGEALGLVGSNGAGKSTLLRIISGLINPDTGSVKIRGRLAPLIALGAGFNPILTGRENIYANMSILGLSTKEIKAKFDEVVDFAEIWDAIDAPVQNYSSGMAARLGFACAVHTDPDILLIDEVLAVGDIKFKMKCHRKLAKLRENGTAFVLVSHNSHSILNICNTAIYLAKGQLITSGETEAVVRKYEEDLCLSGMEKATGPLILPKKSPEESFGLDIISVCFKDEQGNILDTPMSGEPTSLCVECFAHKYIDNANVGILVTSLSGESDRVLYLTSASDNEILTIAPGSTEIQIQMPYCCLIPGVYSAKIYIRSGVCSFDIVESFRFTVQADKTISRCLFYQPRTWKVIKK encoded by the coding sequence ATGACAACTGAATTGAGCGACAGAGAGATTACAGTTGAGCCTGAAGATAGCGAGGTAGTGATCAGCGTAGAGAGGCTCTCTAAAAAGTTTTGCCGCAACTTGAGGCGATCTTTACTCTATGGCGTTCAGGATATTACAACAGAGTTATTAGGAAGAAAGCGAACAAGTACTCGTTTGCGATCGCAAGAATTTTGGGCATTAAAAAACGTCAGTTTTCAACTGCGACGTGGTGAAGCTTTAGGCTTAGTTGGCTCAAATGGTGCGGGGAAAAGTACGCTTTTGCGGATTATTAGTGGCTTGATTAACCCTGATACAGGTTCAGTCAAAATTCGAGGAAGATTAGCACCATTAATCGCCTTAGGTGCTGGCTTTAATCCGATTTTGACAGGACGAGAAAATATTTATGCCAACATGTCGATTTTGGGTTTGTCTACAAAAGAGATTAAAGCAAAATTTGATGAAGTTGTAGACTTTGCAGAGATTTGGGATGCAATTGACGCTCCAGTACAAAATTACAGTTCTGGTATGGCAGCACGGCTAGGTTTTGCGTGTGCCGTTCACACAGACCCAGATATTTTGCTAATCGATGAAGTGCTAGCAGTAGGCGATATTAAGTTTAAAATGAAATGCCACCGGAAGCTCGCAAAATTGCGCGAGAACGGAACAGCTTTTGTATTAGTTTCGCACAACTCGCATAGTATCCTAAATATTTGTAATACAGCAATCTATTTAGCCAAAGGGCAATTAATAACTTCAGGAGAAACCGAAGCAGTTGTACGCAAATATGAAGAAGACCTGTGTCTCAGTGGTATGGAAAAGGCAACAGGACCACTGATTTTGCCTAAAAAATCTCCTGAAGAAAGTTTTGGGTTAGATATTATCTCAGTTTGTTTTAAAGATGAGCAAGGAAATATCTTAGATACTCCCATGTCCGGAGAACCTACAAGTCTATGCGTAGAATGCTTCGCTCACAAGTACATCGATAACGCCAACGTTGGCATTCTAGTAACATCTTTATCTGGCGAAAGCGATCGCGTCTTATATCTAACTTCCGCTAGTGACAACGAGATTTTAACAATTGCTCCAGGTTCGACAGAGATACAAATACAAATGCCGTATTGTTGTTTGATACCTGGCGTGTATAGTGCAAAAATCTACATTAGAAGCGGTGTATGTTCATTTGATATTGTCGAATCTTTTCGATTTACTGTTCAAGCCGACAAAACTATCAGTAGGTGTTTATTTTATCAACCTCGAACTTGGAAAGTCATAAAGAAGTAG
- a CDS encoding glycosyltransferase family 2 protein: MRNPLVSIIIPTYNRPHLLPRAVKSALEQTVEDFEVVVVDDASPQPVSLPEHPRLRILRQVVNQGGAAARNAGIKAARGQWITFVDDDDEMLPHLVAVSLAAVEKTDLPKPVGVLSGIEVVNADGRVTDTRLPPTLAKGKHFCLEPIAPGQSFFTKQTLVVEREVLLGLGGFDESFSSRVHTELFLRLNQVCSLLGVPVVTYRLFSHSSPRVSRNPSLRQKNFNTLIHKHESLFKAHPKMFAHFVYEHARKSYETGQTAAAVSHILWAMRIHPRYTLARVTQQFRK, encoded by the coding sequence ATGCGCAATCCGCTAGTTAGTATTATTATTCCTACGTACAACAGACCCCACTTGTTACCACGCGCTGTCAAAAGTGCCTTAGAGCAAACGGTAGAAGATTTCGAGGTGGTTGTTGTCGATGACGCTTCGCCGCAGCCTGTGTCATTACCAGAACACCCGCGACTACGAATTCTTCGTCAAGTAGTCAATCAAGGCGGAGCCGCAGCTCGTAACGCTGGTATTAAAGCTGCTCGCGGACAATGGATTACTTTTGTTGATGACGACGACGAAATGCTACCGCACCTTGTTGCTGTCTCACTTGCAGCGGTTGAAAAAACAGATTTACCGAAACCGGTAGGAGTGCTATCCGGCATAGAAGTTGTCAACGCGGATGGTAGAGTTACCGATACCCGCTTACCGCCCACACTCGCAAAAGGAAAGCATTTTTGCTTAGAACCCATTGCACCAGGACAATCATTTTTCACTAAACAGACATTGGTTGTAGAACGCGAGGTACTTTTAGGACTTGGTGGATTTGATGAATCTTTCTCCTCACGCGTGCATACCGAATTATTTTTAAGACTTAATCAAGTTTGTTCACTACTTGGTGTACCTGTTGTTACCTATCGATTGTTTTCTCATTCCAGTCCACGAGTCTCGCGTAATCCATCATTACGTCAAAAAAACTTTAATACCTTAATTCACAAACATGAATCGCTATTTAAAGCTCATCCCAAAATGTTTGCGCATTTTGTCTACGAACACGCGCGCAAATCTTATGAAACAGGTCAAACTGCTGCTGCGGTTTCGCATATATTGTGGGCAATGCGAATCCATCCACGTTATACCCTTGCTAGAGTAACTCAGCAATTTCGTAAATAA
- a CDS encoding glycosyltransferase family 2 protein, translated as MREKLLNEDAYPSDLKSSPLECPPFSLVLPVYNEEDGITSTLDHLQQTLQVTDCIYEIIAVNDGSTDNTRKILLARTDVTVIHHRRNRGYGAALKTGIRHAKYPLIVITDADGTYPNERIPELVRLATQADMVVGARIGANVRYSRIRRIPKWFLVHFAQWITRHRIPDLNSGLRVFRKSIAEKYLNILPNTFSFTTTITVAMLTNNYIVHFEPIDFHHRVGKSKIKPIRDTLRFIQLILRTGVYFAPLRVFLPIASVFFAGFFITLFEDLFIRRDLTERTLILFVTATQMMMFALLADMLDKRT; from the coding sequence ATGCGGGAAAAGCTACTGAATGAAGACGCCTACCCATCAGACTTGAAGTCATCACCACTTGAGTGCCCACCATTTTCACTAGTTCTTCCCGTTTATAATGAAGAAGATGGGATTACATCAACGCTCGATCATCTACAGCAGACGCTGCAAGTAACTGATTGCATCTACGAGATTATTGCTGTTAATGATGGTTCTACTGATAACACGCGTAAGATTTTACTTGCGCGCACTGATGTTACTGTGATTCATCATCGCCGCAACCGAGGCTATGGCGCAGCGCTTAAAACAGGAATTAGACACGCCAAGTATCCGTTAATTGTCATCACTGATGCGGATGGTACATATCCTAACGAACGAATTCCCGAATTAGTGAGATTGGCAACTCAAGCAGATATGGTTGTGGGCGCGAGAATTGGTGCAAATGTGCGCTATTCGCGTATCCGTAGAATTCCAAAATGGTTTCTTGTACACTTCGCACAATGGATAACAAGGCATCGCATTCCAGATCTTAACAGTGGGCTACGGGTGTTTCGTAAGAGTATCGCGGAAAAGTATTTAAATATTCTCCCTAACACATTCAGCTTCACAACCACGATTACTGTGGCAATGCTAACAAATAATTATATTGTCCATTTTGAGCCGATAGATTTTCATCATCGAGTTGGTAAGAGCAAAATTAAGCCAATTCGCGATACGTTGCGGTTTATTCAACTTATTTTGCGTACAGGAGTGTATTTTGCTCCTTTGCGCGTATTTTTACCAATTGCTAGTGTTTTCTTTGCTGGCTTTTTCATTACATTATTTGAAGATCTATTTATTCGTCGTGACTTAACTGAGAGAACGTTGATTCTCTTTGTGACTGCTACCCAAATGATGATGTTCGCCCTACTAGCTGACATGCTCGACAAACGCACATGA
- the aroB gene encoding 3-dehydroquinate synthase yields the protein MHTIRLSLPQQAYDIVIAPGGIAKLGELMSGLNLGKKVLLVSNSTVFQHYGGRAIVSLENAGFEVSSCNLPDGEQYKTLTSVEKLYNTALENRLERSSTMVALGGGVIGDMTGFAAATWLRGINFVQVPTTLLAMVDAAIGGKTGVNHPQGKNLIGAFYQPKLVLIDPQVLQTLPEREFRAGMAEVIKYGVIWDAELFAQMEACDRLDHFQYLSENLLQEILMRSCQAKVDVVSKDEKEAGLRAILNYGHTIGHAVESLTGYRVVNHGEAVAIGMVAAGQLAVNLGLWEQASQDRQLALIQKTGLPTKLPTGIDRDAIVDALQTDKKVKAGKVRFVLPTQMGVVKVTDQVSSQAIYQVLQRMYI from the coding sequence ATGCACACGATTCGGCTAAGTTTACCGCAACAAGCTTATGATATTGTGATCGCACCTGGCGGAATCGCCAAGCTAGGGGAATTGATGTCGGGCTTGAATCTAGGTAAAAAAGTCTTGTTGGTTTCCAATTCCACGGTGTTCCAGCATTATGGCGGTCGCGCAATCGTATCCCTCGAAAATGCTGGCTTTGAGGTCAGCAGTTGCAACTTACCCGACGGCGAACAATACAAAACACTCACCTCAGTCGAAAAACTCTACAATACAGCTTTAGAAAACCGCCTAGAACGCTCTTCAACGATGGTTGCTTTGGGTGGTGGTGTCATTGGTGATATGACAGGTTTTGCGGCGGCTACGTGGCTGCGCGGTATCAATTTTGTGCAAGTTCCAACGACACTGCTAGCAATGGTAGATGCAGCGATCGGTGGGAAAACTGGCGTGAATCATCCGCAGGGCAAGAATTTAATTGGTGCGTTTTATCAACCTAAGTTAGTACTAATTGATCCGCAGGTACTACAAACATTACCCGAACGCGAGTTTCGGGCGGGAATGGCGGAAGTCATTAAGTATGGCGTGATTTGGGATGCAGAATTATTCGCGCAAATGGAAGCGTGCGATCGCTTAGATCACTTTCAGTATTTAAGCGAAAACTTGTTACAAGAAATTCTGATGCGATCGTGTCAAGCCAAAGTCGATGTGGTGAGTAAAGACGAAAAAGAAGCTGGATTACGCGCAATCCTCAATTATGGACATACAATTGGTCATGCAGTCGAAAGTTTAACAGGGTATCGTGTTGTCAATCACGGCGAGGCGGTGGCGATTGGAATGGTAGCTGCCGGACAACTAGCTGTTAATCTGGGTTTATGGGAGCAAGCATCGCAAGATCGTCAGTTGGCATTGATTCAAAAAACGGGGCTACCGACCAAGTTACCAACGGGAATTGATCGTGATGCGATCGTGGATGCCTTGCAAACTGATAAGAAAGTTAAAGCAGGTAAAGTGCGATTTGTCTTACCAACACAGATGGGTGTCGTGAAAGTAACCGATCAAGTTTCTTCACAAGCTATTTATCAAGTCTTGCAACGAATGTATATTTAA
- a CDS encoding cytochrome b6-f complex subunit PetL: MLGVIAYIVMLGAFFALAVGLLFGLRAVKLI, from the coding sequence ATGCTTGGAGTTATCGCTTACATCGTCATGTTGGGTGCTTTTTTTGCCCTTGCGGTAGGATTACTATTTGGTCTACGTGCAGTCAAGTTGATTTAA
- a CDS encoding transposase, translated as MTFAEKWDKPYPIISKSWMAHWQRLIGLLAFPVEILTIYTTNAIESLNMTRRTVLNNHRTFPTDESALKFVYLAFQNISKKRIGRPL; from the coding sequence ATGACATTTGCCGAGAAATGGGACAAGCCGTATCCAATTATTAGCAAGTCTTGGATGGCTCATTGGCAGCGCCTCATCGGGTTGCTTGCCTTTCCAGTTGAAATCCTTACGATCTATACCACCAATGCGATTGAATCACTCAACATGACACGGCGAACAGTCTTGAACAACCACCGCACCTTTCCCACTGACGAGTCGGCGCTCAAATTCGTGTATCTTGCATTCCAAAACATTTCTAAAAAAAGGATTGGAAGGCCGCTTTGA
- a CDS encoding type II toxin-antitoxin system HicA family toxin — protein sequence MKLISDKWLCKIVEQKGWVLQRITGSHHIYANLKSNQIRSILVHRNQDLKRGTLRASMKIAQLSEEDLL from the coding sequence ATGAAATTGATTTCTGACAAGTGGCTATGCAAGATTGTTGAGCAAAAGGGCTGGGTTTTGCAAAGAATTACGGGTAGCCACCACATCTACGCAAACCTTAAATCAAATCAAATTCGGTCAATTCTTGTTCACCGCAATCAAGATTTAAAAAGAGGAACTTTAAGAGCCTCAATGAAAATAGCTCAGTTATCTGAGGAAGATCTACTTTAA
- a CDS encoding type II toxin-antitoxin system HicB family antitoxin, which yields MKIRAIIHPAEEGGYWAEVPAFSGCITEGDTMEEVMANLKDAIEGWLDVANSHNAIDSTDQVVEIAV from the coding sequence ATGAAAATCAGAGCAATCATTCATCCGGCAGAAGAAGGCGGTTATTGGGCAGAGGTTCCCGCATTTTCTGGTTGTATCACCGAAGGTGACACGATGGAGGAGGTAATGGCAAATTTAAAGGATGCTATTGAAGGGTGGCTTGATGTTGCCAATAGTCACAATGCCATTGATTCAACCGATCAAGTTGTTGAAATTGCAGTATGA
- a CDS encoding DNA-3-methyladenine glycosylase family protein, translated as MVRQLSIQRLSTTSITLAVAELTQRDRDLASIVKKWGHPPNWERETGFVGLVRTIIGQQLSVASAKAIFTRLSQLVLLTPANFLQLDDAQLQAAGLSQRKILYCRELARAIATNVIDLDKLALMDDANVRCQLRQIKGIGDWTVDIYLLMCLQRPDAFPSGDLALAIAYQKLKRLPKRPTPVELEAITEKWKPWRAVAARILWHYYLMQNKA; from the coding sequence GTGGTACGACAATTGAGTATACAACGCCTCAGTACAACTAGTATCACTTTAGCAGTCGCAGAACTTACACAACGCGATCGCGATCTAGCAAGCATTGTTAAAAAATGGGGACATCCACCCAACTGGGAACGCGAGACAGGTTTTGTGGGATTGGTGCGCACCATTATTGGACAACAACTATCGGTAGCATCTGCCAAAGCAATTTTCACGCGCTTATCGCAGCTTGTCCTGCTAACACCTGCAAACTTTTTACAGTTAGATGATGCGCAACTGCAAGCAGCAGGATTGAGTCAGCGCAAAATATTGTATTGTCGAGAATTAGCACGAGCGATCGCAACTAACGTCATTGATTTAGACAAACTAGCGCTGATGGATGATGCAAATGTACGCTGTCAACTACGACAAATCAAAGGCATCGGTGACTGGACAGTTGATATTTATTTACTCATGTGCCTACAACGCCCTGATGCGTTTCCCAGTGGCGATTTAGCGTTAGCCATTGCGTATCAAAAACTTAAACGTTTACCAAAGCGCCCAACTCCAGTGGAACTCGAAGCAATTACTGAGAAATGGAAACCGTGGCGGGCAGTTGCAGCGCGAATTCTCTGGCACTATTACCTTATGCAAAACAAGGCTTAA
- a CDS encoding pentapeptide repeat-containing protein produces the protein MKDQPKIPADKIPEIFDRAARLYAEKNQSYSAEEIIQAGLEARIPPEYIQKAIAQVQAQQNSKQPTRRLQFSNFPLNAIAIAAAFILGSLVTATVAGIQPTQSRGRTPTNFLETNLERANLKQIDLRGRDLSNINLTKARLDRADLSDSNLSHANLSRARLRNANLSGANLSRANLSRADLRNANLVGAILDGTDLSRARLEGAILPDGMRYQ, from the coding sequence ATGAAAGATCAGCCAAAGATTCCCGCAGATAAAATACCAGAAATATTTGATCGGGCTGCACGATTATACGCAGAGAAAAACCAAAGCTATTCGGCTGAAGAAATCATTCAAGCAGGTTTGGAGGCGAGAATTCCACCCGAATATATCCAAAAAGCGATCGCCCAAGTTCAGGCGCAGCAAAATTCTAAACAACCAACGCGTAGATTACAGTTTAGCAATTTCCCCCTAAATGCGATCGCAATTGCAGCAGCATTTATCTTAGGCAGTCTAGTAACAGCAACTGTTGCTGGAATCCAACCAACGCAAAGTCGAGGAAGGACTCCAACAAACTTTCTAGAAACAAATTTAGAAAGAGCAAACTTAAAACAAATCGACCTCAGAGGCAGAGATCTAAGTAATATCAACCTAACGAAAGCCAGACTCGACAGAGCCGATCTTAGCGACTCCAATTTAAGTCATGCTAATCTATCACGCGCTCGGCTGAGAAACGCCAATTTGAGTGGTGCAAACTTAAGTCGTGCTAATCTGTCACGCGCTGATCTGAGAAATGCGAACTTAGTAGGTGCAATTTTAGATGGCACTGATTTATCGCGTGCTAGGCTTGAAGGCGCAATTCTGCCTGATGGAATGAGATATCAGTGA
- a CDS encoding TetR/AcrR family transcriptional regulator: protein MANSPLRNSHSAINYLNEVGVLAAQIESEPLESGNTKREQILQGAMQVFLKQGYAKTSMDRVAAAAGVSKQTIYSHFQDKEGLFVALIERVTIRSFLSEFQNPFEGEPQTVLRRIAEKFLAKMDDQEYIAFFRLVIAESARFPELAQLYTRTVVQFGFQNLSNYFTAHPELNIADTEATARIFLGSLVAFVLAQEVLHGKHTMPMEKERLISSLMNCVLCQASLN from the coding sequence ATGGCTAACTCCCCACTGAGAAATTCGCATTCAGCAATAAACTACCTCAATGAAGTCGGTGTATTAGCCGCGCAGATTGAGTCAGAACCTCTGGAAAGTGGCAATACGAAGCGCGAACAGATTTTGCAAGGCGCGATGCAGGTTTTTCTCAAACAAGGTTATGCCAAAACAAGCATGGATCGCGTTGCTGCTGCTGCTGGTGTATCCAAACAGACGATTTATAGTCACTTTCAAGATAAAGAAGGATTGTTCGTCGCGTTGATTGAGCGCGTGACGATTCGTAGCTTTTTGTCTGAGTTTCAAAATCCGTTTGAAGGCGAACCACAAACCGTATTGCGGAGAATTGCGGAGAAGTTTTTAGCTAAAATGGATGACCAAGAATACATTGCTTTTTTTCGGTTAGTTATTGCTGAATCGGCGCGGTTTCCTGAATTAGCGCAACTTTATACGCGCACAGTTGTCCAGTTTGGATTTCAAAATCTCAGCAATTACTTTACAGCACATCCAGAACTTAATATTGCCGATACCGAAGCAACAGCCCGCATTTTTCTTGGTTCTTTGGTTGCATTTGTTTTAGCACAAGAAGTCTTGCATGGTAAGCATACTATGCCCATGGAAAAAGAGCGCTTGATTAGTAGTTTGATGAATTGCGTTTTGTGTCAAGCGTCGCTTAACTGA